In Brevibacillus brevis, a genomic segment contains:
- a CDS encoding helix-turn-helix domain-containing protein translates to MTTRRERKKRETREKIFNSAIKLFKQHGFEATTIDMISEEADVARGTIFLHFTSKEAILANWGYERLHEIEERREEWDYGDDCKAKVLRIYKIMNEVTVTNFDFIKVVVESSMKHRKVLENEKNMYFELRQLFADLIEEAQDKKQLKSKFNPLVAANMLENIYYNALYDWVRSEGAWALEEIMEEKVSIVFEGLVEESS, encoded by the coding sequence TTGACTACCAGACGCGAACGAAAGAAGCGGGAAACGCGGGAAAAAATCTTCAATTCCGCCATCAAGCTGTTCAAGCAGCACGGCTTTGAGGCAACGACCATCGATATGATCTCCGAAGAAGCGGACGTCGCCCGCGGCACCATCTTTTTGCATTTCACCTCCAAAGAGGCCATCCTCGCCAACTGGGGCTACGAACGGCTGCACGAAATCGAAGAGCGCCGGGAGGAATGGGACTACGGAGACGACTGCAAGGCGAAGGTGTTGCGGATTTATAAAATCATGAATGAAGTGACGGTCACGAACTTCGATTTCATCAAAGTCGTCGTGGAGTCGTCGATGAAGCATCGGAAAGTGCTCGAAAACGAAAAGAACATGTACTTCGAGCTCCGCCAGCTGTTTGCGGACCTCATCGAGGAAGCGCAAGATAAAAAGCAGCTCAAGAGCAAGTTCAATCCGCTCGTGGCTGCCAATATGCTGGAGAATATTTACTACAACGCCTTGTACGACTGGGTTCGCAGCGAGGGCGCCTGGGCATTGGAAGAAATCATGGAGGAGAAAGTCTCCATCGTATTCGAAGGGCTGGTCGAGGAATCATCCTAG
- a CDS encoding N-acetyltransferase produces MSVAKALTVRQATTKDVDAMLEIVNEYAQQGLMLPRTKLSFLEHLQSFIVAHDGDTVVGVAGLHILWEDLAEIRSLAISEKAKGMGVGKHLVLHLVNECKNLGIKRVLALTYQKEFFEKCGFWVVAKETLPQKTWKDCINCSKLPMCDEIAMIFETE; encoded by the coding sequence ATGAGTGTTGCAAAAGCGCTGACTGTGCGTCAGGCGACAACCAAAGACGTCGATGCCATGTTGGAGATCGTTAATGAATATGCACAACAGGGGCTGATGCTGCCGCGGACCAAGCTATCTTTTCTGGAGCATCTCCAGTCGTTTATCGTCGCGCATGACGGGGACACGGTCGTAGGCGTGGCGGGCCTGCATATTTTGTGGGAAGACCTTGCGGAAATCCGCTCTCTGGCCATCTCCGAGAAGGCGAAGGGAATGGGAGTCGGCAAGCACCTCGTCCTCCATCTGGTCAATGAGTGCAAGAACCTGGGAATCAAACGCGTGTTGGCCCTGACCTACCAGAAAGAATTCTTTGAAAAGTGCGGATTCTGGGTCGTTGCCAAGGAGACGCTGCCGCAAAAGACTTGGAAAGACTGCATCAACTGTTCCAAGCTGCCGATGTGCGACGAAATCGCGATGATTTTTGAAACGGAATAA
- a CDS encoding ATP-binding protein: MLIIKDILLQLLFIIVPVLLYKNVWLDQTKSVKLGLKTSLVMLLSSLSVVFCMSFPIHVDGGMRFDLRSIPLIITILYGGYLPGVVASAVMILYRIYLGGDGISVAIVAFSVYAILPFLLVKRWYGYELHKKLAIIFIIGVVKELVADTATVIMLLRQGLGLESIDERLGPILSISIIYVFTIVGIVYLIEFIRESYIIRLQIERSEKLNLISELAASVAHEVRNPLTVVRGFVQLLREETNPKNNEYIKLVLTELDRAEWIISDYLNLAKPHGDNMTRVEIGNTASEITALMSSYAVMNGVEIVLESEGELYVQSNSVKLKQALMNLMKNGIEAMPKGGSLRVSTRKEGVFVVIVISDEGEGISPDQIRQIGLPFYSTKEKGTGLGLMVTCRIIDAMNGTIHFESELGKGTRVIIYLPVEL, translated from the coding sequence ATGCTTATCATCAAAGACATCCTGCTGCAATTATTGTTTATTATCGTCCCCGTCCTTCTGTACAAAAACGTCTGGCTGGATCAGACGAAGTCGGTCAAGCTGGGGCTGAAAACGTCGCTCGTGATGTTGCTCAGCTCGCTCAGCGTTGTGTTTTGCATGAGCTTTCCCATCCATGTCGACGGCGGCATGCGATTCGATCTGCGCTCCATTCCGCTGATCATCACGATCCTGTACGGTGGCTACCTGCCGGGGGTGGTCGCATCGGCCGTGATGATCCTCTACCGGATCTACTTGGGCGGCGACGGCATTTCCGTGGCCATCGTGGCGTTTTCGGTCTACGCGATTCTTCCGTTCCTGTTGGTGAAGCGCTGGTACGGATACGAGCTGCATAAAAAGCTGGCGATCATTTTCATCATCGGGGTAGTCAAGGAGCTGGTGGCGGACACGGCGACTGTCATCATGCTGCTTCGACAAGGGCTCGGGCTGGAATCGATCGATGAACGATTGGGTCCGATCTTGAGTATATCGATCATTTACGTATTCACGATCGTCGGGATCGTTTACCTGATCGAGTTCATCCGCGAATCGTACATCATCCGGCTCCAGATCGAGCGATCGGAAAAGCTCAATCTGATCAGCGAGCTTGCGGCCAGCGTCGCCCATGAAGTGCGCAATCCGCTGACGGTCGTACGCGGCTTCGTACAGCTGCTGCGGGAAGAGACCAACCCGAAGAACAACGAATACATAAAGCTCGTTTTGACCGAGCTGGACCGGGCGGAGTGGATCATCTCCGACTACCTCAACCTGGCCAAGCCTCATGGGGATAACATGACGCGGGTGGAGATTGGGAATACCGCATCGGAAATTACCGCCCTGATGTCATCCTACGCCGTGATGAACGGCGTGGAGATCGTTCTCGAATCAGAAGGAGAGCTGTACGTCCAGAGCAACTCCGTCAAGCTGAAGCAAGCCTTGATGAATTTGATGAAAAACGGAATCGAGGCGATGCCGAAGGGGGGAAGCCTGCGGGTGAGCACCCGAAAAGAAGGGGTTTTCGTCGTGATCGTGATCAGCGACGAAGGCGAGGGCATCTCTCCGGACCAGATCCGGCAGATCGGGCTGCCCTTTTATTCGACGAAGGAAAAAGGGACGGGGCTGGGTCTGATGGTGACCTGCCGGATCATCGACGCCATGAACGGCACCATCCATTTTGAAAGCGAGCTGGGAAAAGGGACGCGGGTCATCATTTATCTCCCTGTCGAGCTGTAA
- a CDS encoding peptide ABC transporter substrate-binding protein → MNFTRITGGQRLLKAVLAIGLTLSLAACAQTQEAAKPTEPSTPAPGTQPAEPASDTKGSGQVLRLNNFTEPLSLHPGLITDVWSSNVIFQTFEGLTRIDENGVPQPAMAESIQASDDLLTYTFKIREGAKWSNGDPVTAQDFENAWKWTLDAKNGSEYAYQLFYVKNAEAAFNGKAKPEEIGVKAPDDHTLVVQLENPTPFFLELTAFYTYFPVNAKEAKEHPDWAKEAGPNYTSNGPFKLASWEHKNKLVLEKNDQYWDAKSVKLAKIEMNMINDANTELSMLENGDLDWAGAPTGNLPLDAMESLKEKGLLEITPKAGTYWYEFNTAQKPFNNKKIRQAFAYAISRKDLVENVTQGGELVATAVVPPTMFPENEQGLFADNDVAMAKQLLAEGMKEEGYASVDKLPPITLSYNTEEAQAKIAQAVQDMWQKNLGVHVKLENQEWNVYYENVKNGKFQVARMGWTGDFNDPINFLEIFRTKEGNNHTNWEKKEYADLLTASSREGDAQKRKEILRNAEKILVDEMPVIPFYFKSTVYAKNPNLKGVVISGLGNVQYKWAYFE, encoded by the coding sequence ATGAACTTTACACGAATAACGGGAGGGCAGCGCTTGCTAAAAGCCGTGCTGGCGATCGGCCTGACCCTATCCCTGGCAGCCTGTGCACAGACGCAGGAAGCAGCGAAACCGACAGAGCCATCGACGCCGGCCCCAGGCACGCAGCCTGCTGAGCCCGCATCCGATACCAAGGGGTCTGGGCAGGTGCTGCGGCTGAACAACTTTACGGAGCCGCTGTCGCTCCATCCTGGATTGATCACGGATGTTTGGTCGTCCAACGTCATTTTCCAAACGTTTGAGGGATTGACCCGAATCGACGAGAACGGAGTGCCGCAGCCGGCGATGGCAGAGAGTATTCAGGCTTCCGATGATCTGTTGACGTATACCTTCAAAATTCGCGAAGGTGCGAAATGGTCCAATGGCGATCCGGTGACGGCCCAAGATTTTGAAAACGCGTGGAAATGGACGCTGGACGCGAAAAACGGCTCCGAGTACGCCTACCAGCTTTTCTATGTGAAAAATGCGGAAGCCGCGTTCAACGGCAAGGCGAAGCCGGAAGAGATCGGGGTGAAGGCACCGGATGACCATACGCTGGTCGTGCAGCTGGAGAACCCGACCCCTTTCTTCCTCGAGCTGACAGCCTTTTACACGTACTTCCCGGTGAATGCGAAGGAGGCGAAGGAGCATCCCGACTGGGCCAAGGAAGCCGGTCCCAACTATACCTCCAACGGGCCGTTCAAGCTGGCCTCGTGGGAACACAAGAACAAGCTCGTGCTGGAAAAGAACGATCAGTACTGGGATGCCAAGTCCGTCAAGCTGGCCAAAATCGAGATGAACATGATCAACGACGCGAATACCGAGTTGTCCATGCTAGAAAACGGCGATCTGGACTGGGCAGGGGCGCCGACGGGCAATCTGCCGCTCGATGCGATGGAGTCCCTGAAAGAAAAGGGACTGCTGGAAATCACGCCGAAGGCAGGCACGTACTGGTATGAATTCAATACGGCGCAAAAGCCTTTCAACAACAAAAAAATACGCCAGGCATTCGCCTACGCAATCAGCCGCAAAGACTTGGTGGAGAACGTGACGCAGGGGGGAGAGCTGGTGGCGACGGCAGTGGTTCCGCCGACGATGTTCCCGGAAAATGAGCAGGGCTTGTTCGCGGACAACGATGTCGCGATGGCCAAGCAGCTTTTGGCAGAAGGAATGAAGGAAGAAGGCTATGCCAGCGTTGACAAGCTGCCGCCGATTACGCTTTCGTACAATACGGAGGAGGCGCAGGCCAAAATCGCGCAGGCAGTCCAGGACATGTGGCAAAAAAATCTGGGCGTCCACGTCAAGCTGGAAAATCAGGAGTGGAATGTCTATTACGAGAACGTGAAAAACGGAAAGTTCCAGGTAGCACGGATGGGCTGGACAGGGGATTTCAATGACCCGATCAACTTCCTGGAGATTTTCCGCACCAAGGAAGGCAACAACCATACGAACTGGGAGAAGAAAGAGTATGCCGACCTGCTGACGGCTTCCTCCAGGGAAGGGGATGCGCAAAAGCGGAAAGAGATCTTGCGAAACGCCGAGAAGATTCTCGTGGATGAGATGCCGGTCATTCCGTTCTACTTCAAATCGACGGTGTACGCCAAAAATCCGAATCTGAAAGGCGTCGTCATTTCCGGGCTGGGGAACGTCCAGTACAAGTGGGCGTATTTCGAATAA
- a CDS encoding DHA2 family efflux MFS transporter permease subunit, which translates to MASDNQAENQNVHRGTILGVIIAGAIAALLNQTLLNTALPKLMDQFHITTSTAQWVITIYMLVNGVLIPTTAFLMEKFTTRQLFLTSMCLFSVGTLICGIAPYFAFMLVGRVIQASGAGIVMPLMTNVIFNMFPREKRGSAMGVVGIAMVFAPAIGPTLSGWVVEHYSWRLLFFIVLPIAVIVLIVSSFVLKNVTETKNPRLDVWGVILSTIGFGGLLYGFSTAGSKGWGSVEVIIMLLVGVICLVSFVMRQLRIDHAMLEFRIFKTPAYTLAILISLLVNMTLYSGMILLPVYVQDILHFSPVQSGLLMLPGSIIMGIMSPITGRLFDRFGARYLALTGLVITIVTTFGFTKLSLSTSYSYLLTLYTVRMLGLSMLMMPVMTSGLNSLPLRLNPHGTAMSNTINAIGGALGTSLFVTIMSTKSAAHTVDIINQHAINPADQAQLAVAKMQGVAMGTSDAFMLATAFAIIAFVLAFFLGTNPRGREGNKVREKGGAMQPS; encoded by the coding sequence ATGGCTAGCGACAACCAGGCAGAGAACCAAAACGTTCATAGAGGAACGATTCTCGGCGTGATCATCGCAGGCGCGATCGCCGCCTTGTTGAATCAAACGCTATTGAATACGGCTTTGCCCAAGCTGATGGACCAGTTTCACATCACCACCTCCACAGCGCAGTGGGTGATTACGATCTACATGCTGGTCAACGGCGTGCTGATTCCCACGACGGCTTTCCTCATGGAAAAATTTACGACGCGGCAGCTGTTCCTGACCTCGATGTGCCTGTTTTCGGTGGGCACACTCATTTGCGGCATTGCGCCTTACTTCGCTTTCATGCTGGTCGGAAGGGTGATTCAGGCGAGCGGGGCCGGAATTGTCATGCCGCTGATGACAAACGTCATTTTCAACATGTTCCCGAGGGAAAAAAGAGGATCGGCCATGGGGGTAGTCGGGATTGCGATGGTGTTCGCTCCCGCCATTGGGCCGACGCTTTCCGGCTGGGTAGTGGAGCACTACTCGTGGCGCCTCTTGTTTTTCATCGTCCTGCCGATCGCCGTCATCGTTCTCATCGTTTCATCCTTCGTCCTGAAAAACGTCACGGAAACGAAGAACCCCAGGCTGGATGTATGGGGAGTGATTTTGTCCACCATCGGCTTCGGCGGACTCCTGTACGGATTCAGCACGGCCGGTTCGAAGGGCTGGGGAAGTGTCGAAGTCATCATCATGCTTCTGGTCGGGGTCATCTGCCTGGTGTCGTTTGTCATGAGACAGCTGCGGATCGACCATGCCATGCTCGAGTTCCGCATTTTCAAGACACCGGCTTACACGCTCGCGATCCTCATCAGCCTCTTGGTCAACATGACTCTCTATTCCGGAATGATCCTGCTGCCTGTCTACGTGCAGGACATCCTCCACTTCAGCCCGGTGCAATCCGGTCTGCTGATGCTCCCGGGCAGCATTATCATGGGCATCATGTCTCCGATTACGGGAAGGCTGTTTGACCGGTTTGGCGCACGCTACCTGGCCTTGACCGGCCTCGTGATCACGATCGTGACGACCTTTGGCTTTACGAAGCTCAGCCTGTCCACGAGCTACAGCTATCTGCTCACGCTTTATACGGTCAGGATGCTGGGCTTATCCATGCTGATGATGCCGGTCATGACATCCGGATTGAATTCCTTGCCGCTCCGGTTGAATCCGCATGGGACTGCAATGTCCAATACGATCAACGCGATCGGCGGCGCCCTGGGGACTTCGCTGTTCGTGACGATTATGAGCACCAAAAGCGCCGCACATACGGTGGACATCATCAACCAGCATGCGATCAATCCGGCCGATCAGGCCCAGCTGGCGGTAGCGAAGATGCAGGGGGTGGCGATGGGTACGAGCGATGCATTCATGCTCGCGACCGCATTTGCCATCATCGCCTTCGTTCTCGCGTTTTTCCTGGGCACCAATCCGCGGGGACGTGAGGGCAACAAGGTACGGGAAAAGGGAGGCGCCATGCAGCCTTCTTGA
- a CDS encoding DUF3656 domain-containing protein, whose amino-acid sequence MRNGIKREDVELLAPAGNWDCLKAAVANGANAIFFGVEKFNARARAENFHMAELPEIMSYLHMYGVKGFLTFNILVFENELEDARELIDACIHAGVDAVIVQDLGLVKLIREISPDFPIHGSTQMTITSPEAVEFTKPFDIERVVLGRENSLKEIRKIGEKAKLPMEVFVHGALCVSYSGQCLTSEMWGGRSANRGECAQACRLPYDLMVDGVQKDMGNIAYVLSPKDLAAIDLMPELIEAGVTSFKIEGRLKSPEYVANVVSKYRAAIDRYFDGVDTPPAQEEIRELQQSFSRGFTHGFLEGTNNKKLVDGSFPKSRGVFLGTVKKLLPNAVLVDIEAPVKRGDGIVFDAGDPTQKEEGGRIYDILIRNKKVDGEVSKGLYEIVMGRNDVNLKRLHVGDRVWKTSDPELDKRLRKTFETEKPYRTFPLAVHASGKLGEKLHVTWVDKLANHAVTIASDINLETALKRPLTHELLHDQLGRLGGTIFTLDAADLTVDLDGGLILPVSELNRMRREAVEQLVFLRSKPPVYQHRDVNVYADVPARQPVEKPLLTALCRSLEQLEAAAQTDVDFLYADFEFVKQYPEGVKLAHKYGKRIGIATMRIHMPDENGVLALIAKSKPDAILVRNTGALYYYLSRKDEIDIPLIGDFSLNVANHKAAELFLEAGLTRVTPSYDLNIQQMIDLLSRSDAAQMELVIHQHMPMFHTEHCVYCTFLSEGTDHTNCGTPCETSRVSLKDRVGFSHPVRVDTGCRNTVYNAIDQSGAEYLQEFRSLHVGSYRIEFLEEEPERVKEVISLYRQALRGEVSGTHVWRTLKATNQLGVTRGQLTK is encoded by the coding sequence ATGCGAAATGGGATCAAACGCGAAGATGTCGAGCTGCTCGCTCCAGCCGGCAACTGGGACTGCCTGAAGGCGGCCGTCGCCAACGGAGCGAATGCTATTTTTTTCGGAGTAGAAAAGTTCAACGCGCGTGCCCGTGCCGAGAACTTCCATATGGCGGAACTGCCCGAAATCATGTCGTATTTGCACATGTACGGTGTGAAGGGCTTTTTGACGTTCAACATTCTGGTGTTTGAAAACGAACTGGAGGATGCCAGGGAGCTGATCGACGCCTGTATCCACGCCGGGGTCGACGCCGTCATCGTGCAGGACCTCGGACTCGTCAAGCTGATCCGGGAGATTTCTCCGGACTTCCCGATCCACGGATCAACGCAGATGACGATCACATCGCCCGAAGCCGTCGAGTTCACCAAGCCTTTTGACATCGAGCGCGTGGTGCTGGGCCGGGAAAACTCACTGAAAGAAATCAGGAAGATCGGAGAAAAGGCCAAGCTGCCGATGGAAGTGTTCGTCCATGGAGCACTGTGCGTCTCCTACTCGGGCCAATGCCTGACCTCGGAGATGTGGGGCGGACGCTCCGCCAACCGCGGAGAATGCGCCCAGGCGTGCCGCTTGCCGTACGACCTGATGGTGGACGGCGTGCAAAAAGACATGGGCAACATCGCCTACGTGCTCTCCCCGAAGGATCTGGCCGCGATTGACCTGATGCCGGAGCTGATCGAGGCCGGGGTCACGTCCTTCAAGATCGAGGGACGTCTGAAATCGCCCGAGTACGTAGCCAACGTAGTCAGCAAGTACCGCGCTGCGATCGACCGCTATTTCGACGGCGTGGACACGCCGCCTGCGCAGGAGGAGATCCGCGAGCTGCAGCAAAGCTTTTCCCGCGGCTTCACCCACGGATTTTTGGAAGGCACAAACAACAAAAAGCTGGTGGACGGCTCCTTCCCGAAAAGTCGCGGCGTCTTCCTCGGTACGGTCAAGAAGCTGCTGCCGAACGCGGTCTTGGTCGACATCGAAGCGCCAGTCAAGCGCGGGGACGGAATCGTGTTCGACGCCGGCGATCCGACGCAGAAGGAAGAAGGTGGACGCATCTACGACATCCTCATCCGCAATAAAAAAGTGGACGGGGAGGTATCCAAAGGCCTCTACGAGATCGTCATGGGACGAAACGACGTCAATCTGAAGCGTCTGCACGTCGGTGACCGCGTCTGGAAAACGAGCGATCCGGAGCTGGACAAACGGCTGCGCAAGACGTTCGAGACCGAAAAGCCGTACCGTACCTTCCCTCTCGCCGTGCACGCAAGCGGCAAGCTCGGGGAAAAACTGCACGTCACCTGGGTCGACAAACTTGCGAACCATGCCGTGACCATTGCGTCCGACATCAATCTGGAGACAGCGTTGAAGCGTCCGCTGACCCATGAGCTGCTGCACGATCAGCTCGGGCGCTTGGGCGGCACCATCTTCACGCTCGATGCGGCCGATTTGACGGTCGATCTGGACGGAGGGCTGATCCTGCCTGTCAGCGAGCTGAACCGGATGCGCCGGGAAGCTGTGGAGCAGCTCGTCTTCCTGCGCTCCAAGCCGCCTGTCTACCAGCATCGGGACGTAAACGTATACGCCGATGTACCTGCCAGACAGCCGGTGGAAAAGCCGCTTCTGACTGCCTTGTGCCGCTCGCTTGAGCAGCTGGAGGCTGCTGCGCAGACCGATGTGGATTTTCTGTACGCGGACTTCGAGTTCGTCAAGCAGTATCCGGAAGGCGTCAAGCTGGCGCACAAATACGGCAAGCGCATCGGCATCGCGACCATGCGCATCCACATGCCGGATGAAAACGGCGTACTGGCGCTGATTGCCAAAAGCAAGCCGGATGCCATTCTCGTCCGGAACACCGGGGCGCTCTATTACTACCTGTCCCGGAAGGATGAGATCGACATCCCGCTGATCGGCGACTTTTCTTTGAACGTGGCGAACCACAAAGCCGCCGAGCTGTTCCTGGAAGCCGGCCTGACCCGTGTAACGCCGTCGTACGACCTGAACATCCAGCAAATGATCGACCTGCTCTCCCGCTCCGACGCGGCCCAAATGGAGCTGGTCATCCATCAGCACATGCCGATGTTCCATACCGAGCACTGCGTATACTGCACCTTCCTGAGCGAAGGGACCGACCATACGAACTGCGGTACGCCTTGCGAGACGTCCCGCGTCTCTCTCAAGGACCGCGTCGGCTTCTCCCACCCGGTTCGCGTGGATACGGGATGCCGCAATACGGTGTACAACGCCATCGACCAGTCCGGTGCCGAGTATTTGCAGGAATTCCGCTCGCTGCATGTGGGCAGCTACCGGATCGAATTCCTCGAGGAAGAGCCGGAGCGCGTGAAGGAAGTCATCAGCCTGTACCGCCAGGCTCTGCGCGGGGAAGTAAGCGGCACGCATGTATGGCGTACCTTGAAAGCGACCAACCAGCTGGGCGTCACACGCGGCCAGCTGACGAAATAA
- a CDS encoding DUF1128 domain-containing protein gives MADLTKPTAENLAVLIEGIKSKLNMANTAVMRPEDFDLAHYEDLLYLYNMVQKKTNFGINEMTAIVEELGAMRKQG, from the coding sequence ATGGCTGACCTGACAAAACCGACAGCCGAAAATCTGGCTGTCCTGATCGAGGGCATCAAGTCCAAGCTGAACATGGCCAACACGGCGGTCATGCGCCCGGAGGACTTCGATCTGGCACACTACGAAGACCTGCTGTACCTGTACAACATGGTGCAAAAGAAAACCAACTTCGGCATCAATGAAATGACCGCGATCGTGGAAGAGCTCGGCGCCATGCGCAAGCAAGGCTAG
- a CDS encoding methyl-accepting chemotaxis protein: MKLGARVLIVLLLAGIVPLTAAGVFAYHESKRELMSSSKATLEALRDSRKEQVENYFRERTRNVDTLAASRAVIASLSAFRGVWEQGRESPAYQEAELTYTKELKMEVARYGFANAYLLNDKGEVIYEIKPQKDLGTNLVMGMYADSVLGQTVQKAFKAQSTEMSDLSRYEPSGNAPGVFIATPIFDNGFIIGQLAVEVSLDYISRQLSMREGLGDTGKIYLVGADKVMRSQLGDDQETILVQKVDTPIVDQVLLTQQFKGTAESLDYRGQQVLVSYDQVKVGKKTWAILAEMDMTEILRGPSRIMNAMIVFNGIVLAVIVAISLYTAGWLRRSFRGMLEVAGRIGQGDFASPVPSWLLRRRDEIGELARSLLSMRDQLLGILQQVRQASASVSEAVREIHGNTSEIASSSQQIVQVVDHVAASADNQMGKMGQTLQLAVDLTNDVAGVTENVEQVSLSSREMKRHAEEGRQAVTAVIDSMEAINQSVESATDVIFALEKRSQDISRIISVISEIARQTNLLALNAAIEAARAGEHGKGFAVVAGEVRKLSEGTNEAALQIASMLGDVQKDTSAAVARMAEGAQTTAHGLRTARQSGEMFQRIEQNILRVSQEMESVRQAFTRMAPEARQVVAVAEEVSAASAQAAAGVQTISAAVEEQSASMELIVRSADQLAALADELRGSLAAFVLAEE, translated from the coding sequence ATGAAGTTAGGGGCGCGCGTACTGATTGTGCTTTTGTTGGCTGGGATTGTGCCGCTGACGGCGGCAGGCGTATTTGCCTATCACGAGTCGAAAAGAGAACTGATGAGTAGCAGCAAGGCAACATTGGAAGCGCTGCGCGACAGCCGCAAGGAACAGGTGGAAAATTACTTCCGGGAGCGTACCCGCAACGTCGATACGCTGGCGGCGTCGAGAGCGGTCATCGCTTCGCTGTCCGCCTTTCGCGGAGTCTGGGAGCAGGGGCGCGAATCGCCTGCGTACCAGGAAGCGGAATTGACGTACACCAAGGAATTGAAGATGGAAGTGGCGCGATACGGATTTGCGAATGCGTACCTCTTGAACGACAAGGGCGAGGTAATCTACGAGATCAAACCGCAAAAAGACTTGGGCACAAACCTCGTGATGGGCATGTACGCGGATTCCGTGCTGGGTCAGACCGTACAAAAGGCTTTCAAAGCCCAAAGTACGGAAATGTCTGACTTGAGCCGGTATGAGCCGTCGGGAAATGCGCCGGGCGTGTTCATCGCGACGCCAATTTTCGACAACGGCTTCATCATCGGACAGCTGGCCGTGGAAGTGTCGCTGGACTACATTTCCCGGCAGCTCAGCATGCGGGAAGGGCTGGGCGACACGGGAAAAATATATTTGGTGGGAGCGGACAAGGTCATGCGCTCCCAACTGGGCGATGACCAGGAGACGATTCTGGTGCAGAAGGTGGACACACCGATCGTGGATCAGGTCCTCCTGACCCAGCAGTTTAAAGGAACGGCAGAAAGTCTGGACTATCGGGGGCAGCAGGTGCTCGTCTCGTACGATCAGGTCAAAGTGGGCAAGAAGACGTGGGCCATTCTCGCCGAAATGGATATGACGGAAATCCTCCGCGGGCCGAGCCGCATCATGAATGCCATGATCGTCTTCAACGGCATCGTCCTGGCAGTCATCGTAGCCATTTCCCTGTACACCGCCGGTTGGCTCCGCCGCTCGTTCCGCGGAATGCTCGAAGTGGCGGGGCGAATCGGACAAGGCGATTTCGCCAGCCCCGTGCCGTCCTGGCTGCTGCGGCGCCGGGATGAGATCGGGGAGCTGGCCAGGTCCCTCCTCTCCATGCGGGACCAGCTGCTCGGGATTTTGCAGCAGGTCAGGCAGGCGTCGGCTTCCGTCTCCGAAGCTGTGCGGGAAATTCACGGCAATACGAGCGAGATCGCTTCCTCCAGCCAGCAAATCGTGCAGGTGGTAGATCACGTAGCAGCCTCTGCCGATAATCAAATGGGCAAGATGGGCCAGACATTGCAGCTGGCAGTGGACCTCACGAACGATGTGGCGGGAGTGACGGAAAACGTAGAGCAGGTCTCGCTCTCTTCCCGCGAGATGAAGCGCCATGCCGAAGAGGGCAGGCAAGCCGTGACGGCTGTCATCGACAGTATGGAGGCGATCAATCAATCGGTAGAGTCGGCTACAGACGTCATTTTCGCGCTGGAGAAACGCTCGCAGGACATTTCCCGGATCATCTCTGTCATCAGTGAAATCGCCAGGCAGACGAATCTGCTCGCGCTGAATGCCGCCATCGAGGCGGCGCGGGCGGGAGAACACGGGAAGGGCTTCGCCGTCGTAGCCGGAGAAGTGCGAAAGCTGTCCGAGGGGACGAATGAAGCTGCTCTCCAGATCGCGAGCATGCTTGGCGATGTGCAAAAGGACACGTCCGCTGCCGTGGCGCGGATGGCTGAAGGAGCGCAGACCACCGCGCACGGTTTGCGAACGGCGCGGCAGTCGGGCGAAATGTTCCAGCGAATCGAGCAAAACATCCTCCGGGTCTCGCAGGAAATGGAGAGCGTCAGACAAGCGTTTACACGGATGGCCCCTGAAGCCAGGCAGGTAGTGGCTGTCGCCGAGGAAGTGTCGGCTGCGTCCGCCCAAGCTGCGGCAGGTGTGCAGACCATCTCGGCGGCTGTAGAGGAGCAGAGCGCGTCCATGGAGCTGATCGTACGCTCCGCTGACCAGTTGGCGGCGCTTGCGGACGAATTGCGCGGATCCTTGGCTGCGTTTGTCTTGGCCGAAGAGTAA